A portion of the Carya illinoinensis cultivar Pawnee chromosome 11, C.illinoinensisPawnee_v1, whole genome shotgun sequence genome contains these proteins:
- the LOC122282316 gene encoding alkylated DNA repair protein ALKBH8 homolog has translation MALSYDSIASVFSAFGELKGVFAADDNGAHDIVSHHDESSATAALEAFDGHPSLDLGGYSLHVRYSVLQSASQIVGCATRDDLLQAAEWMQHRGYHRTLQVLNVLHAAEWMQLVEQDRVRHAAYLLAMEKQEGFSGISRVVVRWARGGGQEIVPSVNCLGRLEPVWERVIICLTCCRARCDEASLGGDELEDGMGPRIDEDGTV, from the exons ATGGCACTTTCTTACGACTCCATTGCCTCAGTTTTCAGTGCCTTTGGGGAACTCAAAGGTGTCTTTGCGGCTGACGACAACGGTGCCCATGATATTGTTTCTCATCATGATGAGAGCTCTGCCACAGCTGCATTGGAAGCATTTGATGGACACCCTTCTCTTGACCTTGGAGGCTATTCGTTGCACGTCCGGTATTCAGTACTTCAATCCGCTTCACAG ATAGTGGGATGTGCTACAAGGGATGATTTGTTGCAAGCAGCTGAGTGGATGCAGCACAGGGGTTACCATCGTACGTTGCAGGTGCTAAATGTATTGCATGCAGCTGAGTGGATGCAGCTAGTGGAGCAGGACAGAG TCCGCCATGCAGCATACTTGTTGGCAATGGAGAAGCAGGAGGGATTTTCAGGAATTTCAAGGGTAGTAGTGAGGTGGGCTCGAGGTGGCGGCCAAGAGATTGTACCATCCGTGAACTGTCTGGGACGGCTTGAACCAGTCTGGGAGCGTGTCATCATTTGTCTTACATGCTGCAGAGCAAGATGTGATGAAGCCAGTTTGGGAGGAGATGAGTTAGAGGATGGAATGGGACCAAGAATTGATGAAGATGGAACGGTTTGA